Proteins from a single region of Camelus ferus isolate YT-003-E chromosome 23, BCGSAC_Cfer_1.0, whole genome shotgun sequence:
- the LOC102508145 gene encoding complement factor H-related protein 1 isoform X1, with product MLLLTTVLLPLWVSCAHGQRRTCDFPEIKHGNIYDENKYKETFPVDMGKYFYYTCDHKFVSPSQSPWTPIACTEKGWSPTPKCLRQCFFPWVENGHSASSGQIHQEGDSVQIVCDTGYSLPNNQRGITCTESGWSLPPKCSRVHVSCVNPPSVENAALQNPKPRYQSGDRVRYECLKPYDLFGDVEVTCLNGTWTKPPQCKDSQGKCGPPPPIDNGDITSFPLPVYPPGSTVEYQCQSYYELDGNRNVICRNGEWSEPPKCLEACVISEEIMKTHNIELRWRHDKKLYSKTNESVEFQCKHGYRRVTPAHTFRATCREGQMAYPTCG from the exons ATGCTGCTACTAACCACTGTCCTCCTCCCCCTGTGGGTTTCCTGTGCTCACGGACAAA ggAGAACTTGCGATTTTCCGGAGATAAAACATGGAAACATATAcgatgaaaacaaatacaaagaaactttTCCCGTTGACATGGGGAAATATTTCTACTACACCTGTGATCACAAATTTGTGTCTCCTTCACAATCACCCTGGACTCCAATAGCCTGTACAGAGAAAGGATGGTCCCCAACTCCAAAGTGTCTCA GACAGTGCTTTTTCCCTTGGGTGGAAAATGGTCATTCTGCATCTTCAGGACAAATACACCAGGAGGGTGACTCTGTACAAATTGTCTGTGACACCGGCTACAGTCTTCCAAATAATCAGAGAGGCATCACCTGTACAGAAAGCGGCTGGTCCCTCCCTCCTAAATGCAGTCGTGTCC ATGTTTCCTGTGTGAATCCACCCAGTGTGGAAAATGCTGCTCTACAAAACCCGAAGCCTAGATATCAGTCTGGTGACAGAGTACGTTATGAATGCCTCAAACCTTATGACCTTTTTGGGGACGTAGAAGTGACATGTTTAAATGGAACTTGGACAAAACCACCTCAGTGCAAAG ACTCTCAAGGAAAATGTGGGCCTCCTCCACCTATAGACAACGGAGACATTACCTCGTTCCCGTTGCCAGTGTACCCTCCAGGCTCGACCGTTGAGTACCAGTGCCAATCCTACTATGAACTGGACGGAAACAGGAATGTAATATGTAGGAATGGAGAGTGGTCAGAACCTCCCAAATGCTTAG aggcATGTGtaatttcagaagaaattatgaaaacacaTAATATAGAATTAAGATGGAGACATGATAAAAAACTTTATTCTAAAACCAACGAGAGTGTTGAATTTCAGTGTAAACATGGATATCGTAGAGTGACACCTGCCCATACATTTCGAGCAACCTGTCGGGAAGGACAAATGGCGTATCCTACTTGTGGATAA
- the LOC102508145 gene encoding complement factor H-related protein 1 isoform X2, with amino-acid sequence MLLLTTVLLPLWVSCAHGQRRTCDFPEIKHGNIYDENKYKETFPVDMGKYFYYTCDHKFVSPSQSPWTPIACTEKGWSPTPKCLRQCFFPWVENGHSASSGQIHQEGDSVQIVCDTGYSLPNNQRGITCTESGWSLPPKCSRVHVSCVNPPSVENAALQNPKPRYQSGDRVRYECLKPYDLFGDVEVTCLNGTWTKPPQCKDSQGKCGPPPPIDNGDITSFPLPVYPPGSTVEYQCQSYYELDGNRNVICRNGEWSEPPKCLATNHPALH; translated from the exons ATGCTGCTACTAACCACTGTCCTCCTCCCCCTGTGGGTTTCCTGTGCTCACGGACAAA ggAGAACTTGCGATTTTCCGGAGATAAAACATGGAAACATATAcgatgaaaacaaatacaaagaaactttTCCCGTTGACATGGGGAAATATTTCTACTACACCTGTGATCACAAATTTGTGTCTCCTTCACAATCACCCTGGACTCCAATAGCCTGTACAGAGAAAGGATGGTCCCCAACTCCAAAGTGTCTCA GACAGTGCTTTTTCCCTTGGGTGGAAAATGGTCATTCTGCATCTTCAGGACAAATACACCAGGAGGGTGACTCTGTACAAATTGTCTGTGACACCGGCTACAGTCTTCCAAATAATCAGAGAGGCATCACCTGTACAGAAAGCGGCTGGTCCCTCCCTCCTAAATGCAGTCGTGTCC ATGTTTCCTGTGTGAATCCACCCAGTGTGGAAAATGCTGCTCTACAAAACCCGAAGCCTAGATATCAGTCTGGTGACAGAGTACGTTATGAATGCCTCAAACCTTATGACCTTTTTGGGGACGTAGAAGTGACATGTTTAAATGGAACTTGGACAAAACCACCTCAGTGCAAAG ACTCTCAAGGAAAATGTGGGCCTCCTCCACCTATAGACAACGGAGACATTACCTCGTTCCCGTTGCCAGTGTACCCTCCAGGCTCGACCGTTGAGTACCAGTGCCAATCCTACTATGAACTGGACGGAAACAGGAATGTAATATGTAGGAATGGAGAGTGGTCAGAACCTCCCAAATGCTTAG CTACCAACCACCCAGCTCTGCACTAA